One Fusarium oxysporum f. sp. lycopersici 4287 chromosome 8, whole genome shotgun sequence genomic region harbors:
- a CDS encoding phosphatidylinositol glycan, class C, protein MTGDATARSPSPLTLGDPLITGVNWHQHQPPTSAPAPTSPTKSPGSSQPPDPDPGPGPRSRRLQCLLDSMLPPTDDETPFPSLDHSALHGFGRSHLSPDDAFVSPPRGPRGRSRRRKRPWKKLMWVKQSYPDNYTDQATFLENLQRNPRLKPYDFWPLVADSTVILQHVCSVIIFVVCFVGIFQERVSPVAVTSWSSFATFVGWILWERWLSEIEDTDDPSLGVAANVMGRAGRTGSLRRPTRTGSIRRPPPFRVESAPSTAAPSAVASAASSTTNLHAPSTMHRAQSASTTSLASGIAHTPRASQEHLPELPPPLLAEENRYRQRMETVKSAILIYCTLLGLSPILKSLTRSTSSDSIWAMSFWLLAINIFFFDYSGGVGAKFPASLSTNAALMASTVLASRLPSTKQVFSLTLFSIEVFGLFPVFRRYVRHRSWRFHILSAILLVLGASFGVGLILGYDKNTVGWPWKSGLVGMIVGVLIAILATGGCSWWLIGLQKYKNEIRGPWDPARPIIMNRPRWDDDS, encoded by the exons ATGACAGGAGACGCTACGGCACGATCTCCAAGTCCACTAACCCTGGGCGACCCACTCATTACAGGTGTCAattggcatcaacaccagcctCCAACTTCAGCTCCGGCTCCAACTTCACCAACAAAAAGCCCAGGTTCAAGTCAACCCCCCGATCCCGATCCCGGACCCGGGCCCAGATCCCGACGCCTCCAATGCCTTCTCGATAGCATGCTACCCCCTACCGACGACGAGACGCCGTTCCCCTCGTTAGACCACTCGGCCCTTCATGGCTTCGGTCGTTCTCATCTTTCCCCTGACGATGCCTTTGTGTCGCCTCCTCGAGGGCCGCGAGGCCGGAGTCGAAGACGTAAACGCccatggaagaagctgatgtGGGTTAAGCAATCGT ACCCCGATAACTACACCGATCAAGCGACCTTCCTCGAGAATCTCCAGCGCAACCCTCGTCTCAAGCCATATGACTTCTGGCCACTCGTCGCTGACTCTACGGTCATACTACAGCATGTCTGTTCAGTCATAATCTttgttgtttgttttgtCGGCATATTTCAGGAACGCGTGTCTCCTGTTGCTGTCACAAGCTGGAGCAGCTTCGCTACGTTTGTAGGATGGATCCTCTGGGAACGTTGGCTATCAGAAATTGAAGACACGGATGATCCGAGTCTTGGCGTGGCAGCGAATGTGATGGGAAGGGCCGGTCGGACTGGAAGTCTAAGGCGACCAACCCGCACGGGCAGTATCCGGCGTCCACCTCCGTTCCGGGTCGAGTCGGCGCCGTCTACCGCCGCACCATCTGCTGTCGCTTCGGCTGCGAGTTCGACAACCAACCTGCATGCGCCTAGCACGATGCATCGAGCCCAGTCTGCTTCAACGACCTCCCTGGCCAGTGGTATCGCACACACTCCACGAGCGAGTCAAGAACATCTCCCCGAACTACCACCGCCCCTCCTGGCAGAAGAAAATCGATATCGACAGAGGATGGAGACCGTCAAGTCCGCGATTCTTATCTATTGCACGCTCCTTGGGCTGAGTCCCATTCTCAAGTCGCTAACGcgatcaacatcaagcgACAGCATCTGGGCCATGTCCTTCTGGCTTCTCGCGATCAATATCTTCTTTTTTGACTACTCTGGAGGTGTAGGTGCCAAGTTTCCAGCATCGCTGTCCACAAATGCTGCTTTGATGGCATCGACTGTACTCGCCAGCCGACTACCATCGACCAAGCAGGTGTTCAGTCTGACACTCTTCAGCATCGAGGTGTTTGGGTTGTTTCCAGTATTCCGACGCTATGTACGACATCGAAGCTGGCGCTTCCATATCCTCTCTGCCATTCTGCTGGTATTAGGTGCAAGCTTCGGAGTCGGCCTAATACTGGGATACGATAAGAACACAGTTGGATGGCCGTGGAAGAGTGGACTAGTGGGCATGATTGTTGGAGTGCTCATTGCCATACTGGCTACAGGAGGCTGCAGCTGGTGGCTGATAGGGCTTCAGAAGTACAAGAACGAGATACGGGGACCGTGGGATCCCGCGAGACCCATTATCATGAATCGGCCTCGATGGGACGATGATTCATGA